The Diospyros lotus cultivar Yz01 chromosome 15, ASM1463336v1, whole genome shotgun sequence genome has a window encoding:
- the LOC127792017 gene encoding ketol-acid reductoisomerase, chloroplastic-like, whose translation MAAASTSLSASVTAAASSSSKSLKPASFKAPALNLGFLSSSSSRTALASLKARIVPGNGAASGAGSALGARMVSMPAIKAPSPLDFETSVFKKEKVTLAGHDEYIVRGGRNLFPLLPDAFKGIKQIGVIGWGSQGPAQAQNLKDSLAEAKSDIVVKIGLRKGSRSFAEARAAGFKEEDGTLGDIWETVSGSDLVLLLISDAAQADNYEKIFSHMKPNSILGLSHGFLLGHLQSMGLDFPKNISVIAVCPKGMGPSVRRLYVQGKEINGAGINSSFGVHQDVDGRATDVALGWSVALGSPFTFATTLEQEYKSDIFGERGILLGAVHGIVETLFRRYTEKGMTEDLAYENTVECITGIISKTISTQGMLSVYNSLSEDDKKEFEAAYSASYYPCMDILYECYEDVASGSEIRSVVLAGRRFYEKDGLPAFPMGKIDQTRMWKVGERVRAARPAGDLGPLCPFTAGVYVALMMAQIEILKKKGHSYSEIINESVIEAVDSLNPFMHARGVSFMVDNCSTTARLGSRKWAPRFDYILTQQALVAIDSGAPINRDLISNFLSDPVHGAMEVCAQLRPTVDISVPPDADFVRPELRQSSN comes from the exons ATGGCGGCGGCGTCTACCTCCCTGTCTGCGTCGGTGACGGCGGCGGCTTCTTCATCGTCCAAGTCCTTGAAGCCGGCCTCTTTCAAAGCCCCAGCTCTCAATCTAGGGTTTCTCTCTTCGTCGTCTTCGAGGACTGCCTTGGCGTCTCTGAAAGCTCGAATCGTGCCCGGAAATGGAGCTGCTTCCGGCGCCGGCTCTGCTCTAGGAGCTCGCATGGTTTCCATGCCTGCTATCAAGGCCCCGAGCCCTCTCGATTTCGAGACCTCCGTCTTCAAGAAGGAAAAGGTTACTCTCGCTGGTCACGATGAG TATATTGTGAGAGGAGGGAGGAATTTGTTCCCTTTGCTGCCTGATGCATTCAAGGGAATCAAGCAAATTGGGGTTATCGGCTGGGGCTCACAG ggcCCTGCACAAGCACAAAATCTGAAGGATTCTCTTGCAGAAGCAAAATCTGACATTGTGGTCAAG ATTGGTCTCAGGAAGGGTTCTCGTTCCTTTGCTGAGGCACGGGCTGCTGGTTTTAAGGAAGAGGATGGAACCCTTGGTGACATATGGGAGACAGTATCTGGTAGTGATTTGGTGCTGCTTCTGATTTCTGATGCAGCACAG GCtgataattatgagaaaatattctCTCACATGAAGCCAAATAGCATTCTCGGGCTCTCCCATGGGTTCCTTCTTGGCCATTTGCAGTCAATGGGCCTTGATTTCCCAAAGAACATCAGCGTGATAGCTGTATGTCCCAAGGGAATGGGCCCATCTGTGCGGAGACTCTATGTTCAAGGGAAGGAGATAAATGGTGCTGGAATAAATTCCAGCTTTGGTGTCCACCAG GATGTGGATGGTAGGGCCACTGATGTTGCCCTTGGTTGGTCTGTTGCCCTTGGTTCTCCTTTTACATTTGCAACTACACTGGAGCAGGAATATAAGAGTGATATTTTTGGTGAACGAG GCATTCTGCTTGGTGCTGTGCATGGAATTGTTGAGACCTTGTTTAGAAGGTATACTGAAAAAGGAATGACTGAAGATTTGGCGTACGAGAATACTGTTGAGTGCATAACGGGGATTATTTCTAAGACCATATCAACTCAG GGCATGCTGTCTGTGTACAATTCATTATCAGAAGATGACAAAAAGGAATTTGAGGCTGCATACAGTGCCTCCTATTATCCCTGCATGGATATCCTATATGAGTGCTATGAGGATGTAGCCAGTGGTAGTGAGATCCGGAGTGTTGTCTTGGCTGGACGTCGCTTTTAT GAGAAGGATGGCTTGCCGGCTTTTCCCATGGGTAAGATAGATCAGACTCGGATGTGGAAAGTAGGTGAACGTGTTCGGGCAGCTCGTCCAGCTGGTGACCTGGGGCCGCTGTGCCCATTCACTGCTGGTGTCTATGTAGCACTAATGATGGCTCAG ATTGAaattttgaagaagaaaggccACTCCTACTCTGAGATCATCAATGAAAGCGTAATTGAGGCTGTGGATTCGCTGAATCCTTTCATGCATGCCCGTGGAGTCTCATTCATGGTCGATAATTGTTCGACAACAGCACGTTTAGGATCAAGGAAGTGGGCTCCCCGGTTCGACTACATTCTGACCCAGCAAGCCTTGGTGGCAATCGACAGTGGTGCTCCCATCAACAGAGACCTCATCAGCAACTTCTTATCGGATCCAGTGCACGGGGCGATGGAGGTCTGTGCTCAACTTAGACCGACTGTTGACATCTCTGTGCCGCCAGATGCTGACTTTGTTCGACCCGAGTTGCGTCAGTCCAGCAACTAA